The genomic interval ACTTAAAATACTTTTAACACATATGTAATTTGATAAAACAAAGAGAGGATGATGCACCAAAAAACTGCATCATCCTCTCTTTGTTTTATTACAACGAAATACGCAAATTCTCATAAACTTCTCTATTGCTTTTCCATTATATAAATAAATATTTGCTTTTCCACAGATAATACGATATTCTACAATAAATATAATTATTTTAATAGATAGGTGGCTACGATGAGCGTATTAAATGTAGAAAATGTATCACATGGTTTTGGTGCAAGAACCATTTTGGAGGACGCTTCCTTCCGATTATTAAAAGGTGAACATGTTGGGTTGATCGGAGCAAATGGCGAGGGAAAATCAACCTTTCTAAATATTATTACCGGGCAATTACAGCCCGATCAAGGAAAAGTCACTTGGTCAAATCGTGTAACTGTTGGTTATTTAGATCAGCATGCTGTGCTAAAAAAAGGAATGAGCATTCGTGAAGTACTCCGTACGGCTTTCGATGAAATGTACAAATTAGAAGCCGAAATGATCGGAATTTACGATAAGATGGGTGACGCTGCTTCAGACGAACTCGACAAAATGATGACGGATGTCGGCGAAATTCAAGATATTTTAGACCACAACAGTTTTTATATGATCGACGCGAAAATTGAAGAAATCGCCAATGGTCTTGGCTTACGTGATATCGGACTGGATAAAGACGTAACGGATCTTAGCGGCGGACAACGCACAAAAGTCTTATTAACAAAACTTTTATTGCAAAACCCTACGATTTTAATTCTCGATGAACCGACAAACTATTTAGATGTAGAGCATATTGACTGGCTGACGAATTATTTGAAAAACTATGAGAATGCTTTCATTCTCGTATCACATGATATCGCATTTTTAAATAATGTAATCAACGTCATTTATCATGTTGAAAATGCCACTTTAACACGATATACCGGCGACTATACACAATTTCAAGCGATGCATGAAATGCGTAAAAAACAAGAAAATGCTGCGTTTGAACGACAACAGCAGGAAATTGACCGTTTAGAAGATTTCATTGCCAGAAATAAAGCCCGTGTTGCTACACGCGGCATGGCAAACAGCCGGCAAAAACGTTTAGACAAAATGGAAATCATCGAAAAACCAAAAGAAAAGCCAAAACCTCATTTTCATTTTAAAGAAGCAAGAACACCAAGTCGTTTCGTAATCGAAGCCAAGCAGCTTGTACTCGGTTATGACGAACCACTCACAAAGCCCGTCGATATCGTACTTGAACGCGGACAAAAGATTGCCATTCGCGGCGTAAATGGCTTAGGTAAAACTACATTACTTAAAACATTACTTGGAAAAATCCAACCAATTTCCGGTAAAATAGAACTCGGTGAATTTTTAGAACCAGGTTATTTTGAGCAAGAATCTAGCCGCGACAATGATAATACAGCGCTTGAAGATGTTTGGGCCCAGTATCCCGGCATGAGTAACTACGAAGTACGTGCCGCACTCGCTAACTGTGGTTTAACCAACGAACACATCACCAGTAAAATGATGGTTTTAAGCGGCGGCGAAGCTGCCAAAGTCCGCCTGTGCAAAGTTATGCAAAGCAAGATTAATTTACTGGTATTAGATGAACCGACAAACCACTTAGATGTGGAAGCAAAGGAAGAGCTAAAACGCGCCTTAATGGATTTTAAAGGCACAATTCTCCTCGTATCCCATGAACCTGAATTTTATGAAGGCTGGGTAACCGATGTATGGAACGTCGAAGGTTGGACAACAAAAATCGTTTAAAGATAAAAAATCAGGGAATGTAAAATCGTTTTCAATTACTGTAAACGATTTTACATTCCCTTTTTCTTATCATGTACATAATGCTTAGATTTCTTTGATGATAATGTGCTGAAGTAAATCATCAACTACACTTTTTCTAACAAATCCACTTTCTTCTTCCAAGGCATTTGCAGTTCCGCAGGCAGAAGCAAATTTAAGTGCATCCAGTAGCGGATATTCTTTCTGCACAGCAACTGCCATGCCAGCTACATAGGCATCTCCCGAGCCGATTGGATTTATCGCTTTTACGTTTGGTACATCTACTTTATATATTTTGTCCCTATATCCAATAACAGCTCCATCGGCACCTAAAGATATGACAACGATTTGAATACCAAATTGAAGAAAATTTCTTATTTCATTTATTGCATCATGGATATTTCGAATCTTCCGTCCAGTCAGCGCTTCAACTTCATCCTGATTAGGCTTAATAAAATAGGGCTTAGCTTGTATCCCATTTTTTAAAAGTTCACCACTTGCATCTAAAAATACTTTTTTTCCATACTCCTTGGCAATTCCCGTTAAAAGCTCATAAAAATCATTTGGCACATTTTTAGGAGCACTTCCTGAAATAACAACAATTTCGACCGCATGAATCAGTTCACTATATGTATCGATAAAATACTGCTGATCAGCAGCAGTAATTTCTGGTCCTGGTTCTAATATTTCTGTTTGTATTCCATCATCCGAAATAAAAGCCAAACACGATCGTGTCTCTCCTTGGATTTTTACAAAGTCTTGTTTTATTCCGTACGCTCTTAATTTTTCTTCAATAAAAGTTCCCGTTTTTCCTCCAAGAAATCCTGTCACAATACACGCTTCATCTAAAATGGTCATGACATTTGCAACATGGATTCCTTTTCCGCCGGGTGTATTCTCAACATGCTTCGCTCTTATCACTTTACCTTTGGCAATATCGGCAATTTCATAACGTTTGTCCATCGAAGCATTTAAATTCACCACTAAAACCATTTACCTATCCTCCTATGATGTCTAAGGCTATCTAATATCGATCAGAACTGCCACATATTTTAATTTTATGCTGCACAATTTTTTTCATTGCCTCTTTTGCCGGTGTTAAATATTTTCTAGGATCATTGGCGTTTGGATTTTGGATAAAGTAATCTTTTATTGCATTAGAAAATGGAATTTTTAGATCAGTAGCAATATTTACTTTGCAAATCCCCATTGAAATTGCCTGCTCTACTAACGCATCCGGTACATCAGAAGCTCCATGTAATACCAATGGAATCCTTACTTTTTCTCTAATTTTTTGCAAACGTTCAAAATCTAGTTTCGGTTTTCCTTTATATAATCCATGTGCTGTACCAATAGCAATAGCCAGGGAATCAATTCCTGTTCTCCGGGCAAAAGTTGCTGCATCCTCAGGATTGGTATACATGCTGTCTTTTTCATCTACAACCAAGTCGTCTTCTATCCCAACGAGTTTACCAAGTTCGGCTTCTACCGTTGCATCGTATCGATGTGCATAAGCTACCACGTCTTTTACTTTTGCAATATTCTCCTCAAAGGCTTCTTTTGAAGCATCCATCATGCATGATTTAAAGCCCACATCAATCGCCTGTTTGATTTTTGAAATGTCTTCAAAATGATCTAAATGAATTGCAATTGGAGTATCCGTGTTTTTTGCGGCCGAGTTTGCCATTGCTACCACATACTCAGCTCGTGCATAATCAATCGTTGATGGTGTTACCGCAATAATAACCGGTGACTTCATTTCTTTTGCAGTGTCAGCAACAACTTGCAACGTTTCTAAGTTATGAATATTAAACGCAGGTACTGCATATTTATTTTTTTGTGCATTCATTAACATTTCTCTGGTCGATACGATTGTTTTCATTTACAAAACCTCCTGAAATTTAAAGAATAAAGGCTCTCCTTTGCTAGCTTTGTGAATTCTCACTTAGCCTATTGGGTGAGCCTTTAATTTTAGCTATTTAAAAAACATACATTACCTTTAAAGATTTTTCATCCTTACTGAGCATTGTTTCAAAAGCTTTATACCCATCTTCTAATTTAAATTTATGCGTTATCATATCATCCACTTTGATTTTTCCGGAATCCAAATACTCAACGGCTGCTGTCCACTCTGTACCAGGAAACGGTGCAGAATAACTCATCCATGAACCAGTTACCTGCAGCTCACCACGTAAAATCAATTCAAAGTTTTTTGCTTCAATGTTTACATCATTGTGCGCCGTACCTACATAAACAATCGTGCCTAATTTATTTACCAGCGTTAATACTTCATTCTGAATAAAGTTAATACCAGCAGTTTCAAAAATATAATCAACTTTTCCATGCGCAGAAAAATATTCTTTTACGTTTGTATGCAATGGATTGATCGTTTTATAAGCGCCCAAATTTCTAGCCAACCCTAACTTATAATCATCAATGTCTATCACATATACTTTTCCTATGCCTTTTGCTAATAAACATTGCATCACCAAAATACCAATCGTACCACAGCCATAGACAATTGCTTTTTTACCACCTTGAATCGTTGCTCTTTCCACCCCATGAATGGCAACAGTGATTGGTTCTATACATGCCGCTTGCGCATAGCTTACTTTTTCCGATATTTTTATAACATTTTTACTTGGTACAACAACGTATTCTGCCATTGCGCCATTTTCTCGGGAACCAATAAAGGAATACTGTGTACACATTGCAGGTTTTCCCTTTTGACAGT from Massilibacillus massiliensis carries:
- a CDS encoding ABC-F family ATP-binding cassette domain-containing protein yields the protein MSVLNVENVSHGFGARTILEDASFRLLKGEHVGLIGANGEGKSTFLNIITGQLQPDQGKVTWSNRVTVGYLDQHAVLKKGMSIREVLRTAFDEMYKLEAEMIGIYDKMGDAASDELDKMMTDVGEIQDILDHNSFYMIDAKIEEIANGLGLRDIGLDKDVTDLSGGQRTKVLLTKLLLQNPTILILDEPTNYLDVEHIDWLTNYLKNYENAFILVSHDIAFLNNVINVIYHVENATLTRYTGDYTQFQAMHEMRKKQENAAFERQQQEIDRLEDFIARNKARVATRGMANSRQKRLDKMEIIEKPKEKPKPHFHFKEARTPSRFVIEAKQLVLGYDEPLTKPVDIVLERGQKIAIRGVNGLGKTTLLKTLLGKIQPISGKIELGEFLEPGYFEQESSRDNDNTALEDVWAQYPGMSNYEVRAALANCGLTNEHITSKMMVLSGGEAAKVRLCKVMQSKINLLVLDEPTNHLDVEAKEELKRALMDFKGTILLVSHEPEFYEGWVTDVWNVEGWTTKIV
- a CDS encoding 1-phosphofructokinase family hexose kinase encodes the protein MVLVVNLNASMDKRYEIADIAKGKVIRAKHVENTPGGKGIHVANVMTILDEACIVTGFLGGKTGTFIEEKLRAYGIKQDFVKIQGETRSCLAFISDDGIQTEILEPGPEITAADQQYFIDTYSELIHAVEIVVISGSAPKNVPNDFYELLTGIAKEYGKKVFLDASGELLKNGIQAKPYFIKPNQDEVEALTGRKIRNIHDAINEIRNFLQFGIQIVVISLGADGAVIGYRDKIYKVDVPNVKAINPIGSGDAYVAGMAVAVQKEYPLLDALKFASACGTANALEEESGFVRKSVVDDLLQHIIIKEI
- a CDS encoding tagatose bisphosphate family class II aldolase, whose translation is MKTIVSTREMLMNAQKNKYAVPAFNIHNLETLQVVADTAKEMKSPVIIAVTPSTIDYARAEYVVAMANSAAKNTDTPIAIHLDHFEDISKIKQAIDVGFKSCMMDASKEAFEENIAKVKDVVAYAHRYDATVEAELGKLVGIEDDLVVDEKDSMYTNPEDAATFARRTGIDSLAIAIGTAHGLYKGKPKLDFERLQKIREKVRIPLVLHGASDVPDALVEQAISMGICKVNIATDLKIPFSNAIKDYFIQNPNANDPRKYLTPAKEAMKKIVQHKIKICGSSDRY
- a CDS encoding galactitol-1-phosphate 5-dehydrogenase — encoded protein: MATMKALVVEGMKKLVYQDIPKPEVTADKVLIKVRACGICGSDIPRAKDGGVHQYPIVIGHEFSGDIVQVGYKVANCKIGDRVTAAPLIPCEKCENCQKGKPAMCTQYSFIGSRENGAMAEYVVVPSKNVIKISEKVSYAQAACIEPITVAIHGVERATIQGGKKAIVYGCGTIGILVMQCLLAKGIGKVYVIDIDDYKLGLARNLGAYKTINPLHTNVKEYFSAHGKVDYIFETAGINFIQNEVLTLVNKLGTIVYVGTAHNDVNIEAKNFELILRGELQVTGSWMSYSAPFPGTEWTAAVEYLDSGKIKVDDMITHKFKLEDGYKAFETMLSKDEKSLKVMYVF